In one window of Mytilus galloprovincialis chromosome 6, xbMytGall1.hap1.1, whole genome shotgun sequence DNA:
- the LOC143079529 gene encoding monocarboxylate transporter 14-like, with translation MTENGKVLEVKRVESEESLDEGDLEDFIPTPPDGGWGWMIVLASLVCNIIVDGIGYAFGVLLPIFADYFSAPNSKVALVGSLLCGVYLCAGPIVSGLVNKFGCRAVAFTGSIVACAGFMLGSFAPNLDLLILFYGVFGGLGFGMIYLPSIVSVGYYFEKRRAVATGIAVCGSGIGTFIFSPLNDYLLKVFDWRNLLFLQAGIILNCLVCAMLMRPLEPKKKVKKVITEDDKDEMRHHFKVKAQRNRRITTESESSVQDLKTFAKLREAKLMRENKLNEEESDIWSVPSEFFVKGNPESNPSSPTGTPKIILSPNESVPNAESSIRSSIRSQTSNTDKKVTVSVDDNTKESQPDIQVNRPSNGIAIAAYEVQPLIENGYTKVKEKKPKLHPPAGSQMRIGSYRDIVAHKDDFARPLYKKDIFYSGSIVHIPQFRSQPNIDSYVTSITSIPGVSEVPKTSVWDHCTCLPKSVVDTLKEMLDFSLLLDLNFALLCLGNLFAMSGFYVPFTFLVDRAQRLGVPGTEAAFLLSVIGIANTIGRVLAGLLADMKNVDALVINNVALIISSISLFLQPLCTTYELLIVFSVVYGLCVSAYISLTSIILCDLLGLSKLTNAFGLLTLCRGIAGIYGPPSAGYVFQLTGSYDASFYFGGGMFLVGTLFHLALHLPCVKRNNTLTHDTEMDFMADDLSEEPVAV, from the exons ATGACGGAAAATGGTAAAGTTCTTGAAGTTAAGCGAGTGGAGTCGGAGGAGTCTCTTGATGAAGGGGATTTGGAGGATTTCATCCCGACACCCCCAGATGGCGGATGGGGCTGGATGATAGTCTTAGCTTCGTTGGTTTGTAACATCATCGTGGACGGTATTGGATATGCCTTTGGAGTACTGCTGCCAATATTCGCTGATTATTTCTCAGCACCCAACAGCAAAGTTGCTTTGGTTGGGTCCCTGTTATGTGGAGTTTATTTGTGTGCAG GACCGATAGTGAGCGGGCTTGTCAATAAATTTGGATGCCGAGCAGTCGCTTTCACAGGAAGTATTGTCGCATGTGCAGGATTCATGTTGGGATCATTTGCTCCAAATTTAGATTTACTTATATTATTCTACGGTGTTTTTGGAG GTCTTGGTTTTGGAATGATATATTTACCATCTATTGTAAGTGTTGGCTACTATTTTGAGAAGAGGAGAGCTGTAGCTACAGGTATTGCAGTATGTGGCTCAGGCATTGGTACCTTTATTTTCTCTCCGCTGAATGATTACTTGTTGAAAGTCTTTGACTGGAGAAACTTATTATTCTTACAAGCCGGAATTATTCTGAATTGTCTCGTTTGTGCAATGTTAATGAGACCGTTAGAGCCAAAAAAGAAAGTGAAAAAGGTGATAACCGAGGATGACAAGGACGAAATGCGCCATCATTTCAAGGTCAAAGCTCAAAGAAACAGGAGAATCACAACGGAGTCAGAGTCTAGTGTTCAAGACCTCAAAACATTTGCCAAATTGAGAGAGGCAAAACTTATGAGAGAAAATAAATTGAACGAAGAGGAATCAGACATTTGGTCAGTTCCGAGTGAATTTTTTGTCAAAGGAAACCCAGAAAGCAATCCCAGTAGTCCAACTGGTACTCCAAAAATCATACTATCCCCCAACGAGTCTGTGCCCAATGCAGAGTCGTCCATCAGATCGTCCATCAGATCGCAGACGTCTAATACAGATAAGAAGGTGACAGTTTCTGTAGACGACAATACAAAAGAATCGCAACCAGATATACAAGTAAATCGGCCATCCAATGGAATAGCTATTGCCGCTTACGAAGTTCAACCATTGATAGAAAATGGCTACACGAAAGTTAAGGAGAAAAAGCCAAAACTGCACCCACCTGCTGGTTCACAAATGAGGATAGGATCATATCGAGATATTGTTGCTCATAAAGACGACTTTGCTAGACCATTGTATAAAAAAGACATATTTTACAGCGGAAGTATCGTTCATATCCCTCAATTTCGTTCTCAACCCAATATTGATAGCTATGTAACTAGTATTACATCAATCCCAGGTGTGTCAGAGGTTCCAAAAACATCAGTATGGGATCACTGCACATGTTTGCCAAAATCTGTCGTAGACACATTAAAAGAAATGTTGGACTTTTCCTTATTGTTAGATTTAAACTTTGCTTTGTTATGTCTGGGAAATTTATTTGCCATGTCAGGATTTTATGTTCCTTTCACATTCCTCGTTGACCGGGCTCAGCGCTTAGGAGTCCCCGGTACAGAAGCAGCTTTCCTTCTTTCAGTTATCG GTATTGCCAATACCATTGGTCGAGTTTTAGCAGGTCTGTTGGCTGACATGAAGAACGTCGATGCTCTTGTAATCAACAACGTGGCCCTTATTATCAGTTCAATCAGTCTGTTCCTCCAGCCACTATGTACAACATATGAACTGTTGATTGTATTCTCAGTTGTCTATGGATTGTGTGTTT cTGCTTACATCTCACTGACATCGATTATCTTATGTGACCTACTGGGCCTCAGTAAGCTGACAAATGCTTTTGGTTTGCTGACATTATGCCGTGGTATTGCTGGTATATATGGCCCCCCTTCGGCAG GCTATGTATTTCAATTGACTGGCAGTTATGATGCATCTTTCTATTTTGGAGGTGGAATGTTTTTAGTAGGAACTTTATTCCATTTAGCGTTACACTTACCGTGTGTTAAACGTAACAATACATTAacacatgacacagaaatggaCTTTATGGCGGACGATCTTTCAGAAGAGCCAGTGGCGGTATAG